In Brassica rapa cultivar Chiifu-401-42 chromosome A06, CAAS_Brap_v3.01, whole genome shotgun sequence, a single window of DNA contains:
- the LOC103872783 gene encoding protein TRIGALACTOSYLDIACYLGLYCEROL 1, chloroplastic isoform X1 produces the protein MMQTCCIHHPSLSSPHRTLPRCDASAIGVKPPRVCKVGFTGKNHPLGISRGRRLDVNLNANDAHPSMSMFEEETSPENTAPVSPEAELPFGKWSPSKYIWRGLSVPIIAGQVILRILKGKIHWRNTLQQLERTGPKSLGVCLLTSTFVGMAFTIQFVREFTRLGLNRSIGGVLALAFSRELSPVITSIVVAGRMGSAFAAELGTMQVSEQTDTLRVLGADPIDYLITPRVIASCLALPFLTLMCFTVGMASSALLSDAVYGISINIIMDSAHRALRPWDIVSAMIKSQVFGAIISVISCSWGVTTTGGAKGVGESTTSAVVMSLVGIFIADFVLSSFFFQGAGDSLKNCV, from the exons ATGATGCAGACTTGTTGTATTCATCATCCGTCTTTGAGTTCCCCTCATAG AACTCTTCCAAGGTGTGATGCTTCTGCCATCGGTGTTAAACCCCCAAGAGTTTGTAAAGTTGGTTTCACTGGAAAAAACCATCCTTTGGGGATTTCGAGGGGAAGGAGATTAGATGTGAATTTGAATGCTAATGACGCGCACCCATCCATGTCTATGTTTGAAGAAGAAACCTCCCCTGAAAACACCGCACCGGTTTCTCCAGAGGCTGAGCTTCCATTCGGCAAATGGTCACCTTCTAAATACATTTGGAGAGGCTTATCGGTACCTATCATAGCAGGACAAGTCATTCTCCGGATACTGAAAGGTAAGATCCACTGGAGAAACACTCTTCAGCAGCTGGAGAGAACCGGACCCAAGTCTCTAGGAGTTTGTCTCCTGACTTCTACGTTTGTTGGCATGGCTTTCACTATCCAGTTCGTTAGAGAGTTTACTAGACTAGGCCTCAACAGGTCCATTGGAGGCGTCTTGGCTTTAGCCTTCTCTAGAGAGCTGAGTCCAGTCATCACGTCGATTGTTGTTGCTGGACGAATGGGAAGCGCGTTTGCAGCTGAGCTAGGGACAATGCAAGTCTCTGAGCAGACGGATACGCTTCGTGTCTTAGGAGCAGACCCGATTGATTATCTGATCACACCGAGAGTCATCGCTTCCTGTTTGGCTCTACCGTTTCTGACGCTCATGTGTTTCACTGTTGGGATGGCTTCGAGTGCTCTGCTCTCTGATGCGGTTTACGGGATTAGTATTAACATTATCATGGACTCGGCTCATCGAGCGCTTAGACCGTGGGACATTGTGAGTGCCATGATTAAATCTCAGGTGTTTGGAGCTATTATATCGGTGATTAGCTGTTCTTGGGGTGTGACTACTACGGGAGGTGCTAAAGGTGTTGGAGAATCTACAACTTCTGCGGTTGTTATGTCTCTTGTTGGAATCTTTATTGCGGATTTTGTGctttcttccttcttctttcAGGGTGCTGGAGATTCTTTAAAGAACTGTGTGTGA
- the LOC103872783 gene encoding protein TRIGALACTOSYLDIACYLGLYCEROL 1, chloroplastic isoform X2, protein MMQTCCIHHPSLSSPHRCDASAIGVKPPRVCKVGFTGKNHPLGISRGRRLDVNLNANDAHPSMSMFEEETSPENTAPVSPEAELPFGKWSPSKYIWRGLSVPIIAGQVILRILKGKIHWRNTLQQLERTGPKSLGVCLLTSTFVGMAFTIQFVREFTRLGLNRSIGGVLALAFSRELSPVITSIVVAGRMGSAFAAELGTMQVSEQTDTLRVLGADPIDYLITPRVIASCLALPFLTLMCFTVGMASSALLSDAVYGISINIIMDSAHRALRPWDIVSAMIKSQVFGAIISVISCSWGVTTTGGAKGVGESTTSAVVMSLVGIFIADFVLSSFFFQGAGDSLKNCV, encoded by the exons ATGATGCAGACTTGTTGTATTCATCATCCGTCTTTGAGTTCCCCTCATAG GTGTGATGCTTCTGCCATCGGTGTTAAACCCCCAAGAGTTTGTAAAGTTGGTTTCACTGGAAAAAACCATCCTTTGGGGATTTCGAGGGGAAGGAGATTAGATGTGAATTTGAATGCTAATGACGCGCACCCATCCATGTCTATGTTTGAAGAAGAAACCTCCCCTGAAAACACCGCACCGGTTTCTCCAGAGGCTGAGCTTCCATTCGGCAAATGGTCACCTTCTAAATACATTTGGAGAGGCTTATCGGTACCTATCATAGCAGGACAAGTCATTCTCCGGATACTGAAAGGTAAGATCCACTGGAGAAACACTCTTCAGCAGCTGGAGAGAACCGGACCCAAGTCTCTAGGAGTTTGTCTCCTGACTTCTACGTTTGTTGGCATGGCTTTCACTATCCAGTTCGTTAGAGAGTTTACTAGACTAGGCCTCAACAGGTCCATTGGAGGCGTCTTGGCTTTAGCCTTCTCTAGAGAGCTGAGTCCAGTCATCACGTCGATTGTTGTTGCTGGACGAATGGGAAGCGCGTTTGCAGCTGAGCTAGGGACAATGCAAGTCTCTGAGCAGACGGATACGCTTCGTGTCTTAGGAGCAGACCCGATTGATTATCTGATCACACCGAGAGTCATCGCTTCCTGTTTGGCTCTACCGTTTCTGACGCTCATGTGTTTCACTGTTGGGATGGCTTCGAGTGCTCTGCTCTCTGATGCGGTTTACGGGATTAGTATTAACATTATCATGGACTCGGCTCATCGAGCGCTTAGACCGTGGGACATTGTGAGTGCCATGATTAAATCTCAGGTGTTTGGAGCTATTATATCGGTGATTAGCTGTTCTTGGGGTGTGACTACTACGGGAGGTGCTAAAGGTGTTGGAGAATCTACAACTTCTGCGGTTGTTATGTCTCTTGTTGGAATCTTTATTGCGGATTTTGTGctttcttccttcttctttcAGGGTGCTGGAGATTCTTTAAAGAACTGTGTGTGA
- the SRS7 gene encoding protein SHI RELATED SEQUENCE 7 has product MAGLFYLGGRENNKQDHHHQDKDHNEDRSNNYLHLYKDEIYNNNKGFEIWPPQYFQQQQEQQNHVAPPTNFYSFGMVPSGSSHNNNRSSNRSLYFNVVSDHEPVRSSTGRFTVTRQGSMNCQDCGNQAKKDCPHMRCRTCCKSRGFDCQTHVKSTWVPAAKRRERQAQLAGLPTKRSREASSGGGDDDDEREGDENGAQGGGGGSALACIRVVNASSSGFESSHLPPELSLPAVFRCMRVSSIDDEDEEYAYQTAVNIGGHVFKGILYDQGPSDDHRYSSSPAAIAAETSQHHLNLLASASSVATTTGVTASNINNASIDPSSVYTAAPINSFVTAATSFFASPRS; this is encoded by the exons ATGGCTGGATTGTTCTATCTAGGAGGTAGAGAAAACAACAAacaagatcatcatcatcaagacAAGGATCATAATGAAGACAGGAGCAACAATTATCTTCATCTATATAAAGACGAGatctacaacaacaacaagggTTTTGAGATCTGGCCACCTCAATATTTTCAGcaacaacaagaacaacaaaACCACGTCGCTCCTCCTACAAATTTCTACTCTTTTGGTATGGTTCCAAGTGGTAGCAGCCATAACAATAACCGGAGTAGTAATCGGAGTTTGTATTTCAACGTCGTCTCCGACCATGAGCCGGTGAGATCCTCCACGGGAAGGTTTACGGTAACCAGGCAAGGAAGCATGAATTGCCAAGACTGTGGGAATCAAGCCAAGAAAGATTGTCCTCATATGAGATGCCGTACTTGTTGCAAGAGCCGAGGGTTTGATTGTCAAACCCACGTGAAGAGTACGTGGGTCCCTGCTGCTAAACGCCGTGAGAGACAGGCTCAGTTAGCTGGTTTGCCAACTAAGCGGAGCAGAGAGGCTAGCTCTGGcggtggtgatgatgatgatgagagagAGGGCGATGAAAATGGAGCTCAAGGCGGTGGTGGTGGATCAGCTCTTGCTTGCATCCGTGTAGTCAATGCTAGCTCTTCag GGTTTGAGAGTAGTCACTTACCACCGGAGTTAAGTTTACCCGCGGTTTTCCGGTGTATGAGAGTCAGCTCAATTGATGATGAAGACGAAGAGTATGCATATCAAACGGCTGTGAACATCGGAGGTCACGTGTTCAAAGGCATTCTCTACGACCAAGGTCCGTCAGATGATCACCGTTACAGCTCAAGCCCTGCCGCCATAGCCGCAGAAACCTCTCAACACCATCTTAATCTCTTGGCCTCAGCCTCTTCAGTCGCCACTACAACCGGCGTGACAGCGAGCAATATTAATAACGCATCAATTGACCCTTCTTCGGTTTACACTGCAGCACCGATCAACTCTTTTGTCACGGCCGCTACATCCTTCTTTGCATCTCCTAGGTCTTAA
- the LOC103872784 gene encoding auxin-responsive protein SAUR50: MAIKTLTATMLTQTTTIKQILKRYSSLGKKQSSEFNDKHDGQSLPLDVPKGHFVVYVGENRVRYVLHISFLTRPEFKLLLQQAEEEFGFDHDMGLTIPCEEVAFKSIVTSMLI, translated from the coding sequence ATGGCGATTAAAACCTTGACGGCGACCATGCTAACACAAACGACTACGATAAAGCAAATTTTGAAGAGGTACTCAAGTTTGGGGAAGAAACAGAGTAGTGAATTTAACGACAAACATGATGGACAATCACTTCCTCTAGATGTGCCCAAAGGTCACTTCGTTGTCTACGTAGGGGAGAATCGGGTCAGGTACGTTTTACACATTTCATTTTTGACCCGACCCGAGTTTAAGCTTCTTCTACAACAAGCTGAGGAAGAGTTTGGCTTCGATCACGACATGGGCCTTACTATTCCTTGTGAGGAAGTAGCTTTCAAATCCATTGTCACCTCCATGCTGATCTGA
- the LOC108872294 gene encoding transcription initiation factor IIF subunit beta, producing MTQPLSLPAFTEQETMGISEMQKKKKIQRKKLHGEEKILSDEIERLMELAVEEYQELETEKADEMVWLMKCPPRLDKAWRQLSSSFSQELVLVAKYCESVDLLLPDLSPELSMEMASAELCNISKLYSVSKSSDFVGPLSLFSESNQGKLAVEGTVTHKLDMRPHDCIEEYGKLLRQRNMKPVAENRCIQVIDDRRGEHLMPKPPLVTKKLKKRDKRTRSDRSEVEAKMFQLFEREPKWTLRQLVKKINQPEIFLKEILKELCVYTRTRSGHSYELKPEYKKST from the exons ATGACTCAACCGCTCTCTCTTCCCGCTTTCACAGAACAAGAAACAATGGGGATTTCCGAaatgcagaagaagaagaagatccagaGAAAGAAACTGCATGGAGAAGAGAAGATTCTTTCAGATGAAATAGAACGATTGATGGAACTAGCGGTGGAAGAGTATCAAGAACTCGAAACGGAGAAAGCCGACGAAATGGTTTGGCTAATGAAGTGTCCACCAAGGCTCGACAAGGCCTGGCGCCAACTCTCTTCTTCGTTTTCTCAGGAACTTGTTCTCGTGGCTAAGTATTGTGAGTCCGTCGATCTCCTGCTGCCCGATTTGTCGCCTGAG TTGAGCATGGAGATGGCTAGTGCTGAGCTATGTAACATTTCGAAGCTCTATTCTGTAAGCAAATCCAGTGACTTTGTTGGTCCACTGAGTCTCTTCTCCGAATCAAATCAAG GTAAACTTGCGGTGGAAGGAACGGTGACGCATAAACTCGATATGAGACCCCATGATTGCATTGAAGAATACGGAAAGCTTTTACGTCAGAGGAACATGAAACCTGTGGCTGAAAATAGATGTATCCAG GTTATTGATGATCGCCGTGGAGAACACTTGATGCCCAAGCCTCCATTG GTAACAAAGAAGCTTAAGAAAAGGGACAAGAGGACTAGAAGCGACCGTAGTGAGGTGGAAGCAAAAATGTTCCAACTGTTTGAAAGAGAACCGAAATGGACACTGAGACAGCTTGTTAAAAAAATCAACCAACCAGAG ATATTCTTGAAAGAGATACTCAAAGAGCTTTGTGTCTATACAAGGACAAGGAGTGGTCATTCTTACGAGCTTAAACCAGAATACAAGAAGAGTACTTAA